In a single window of the Agromyces sp. H17E-10 genome:
- a CDS encoding glycerophosphodiester phosphodiesterase, with product MTHASRAVAPTTARRRPSAAAPATPARFRPLAVFARPPRRAVRATLAAIAVALVATVLFIAQTPPTVYAIDVFGALRAPGEPAFTVGHRGDRATAPENTMPSLELAMDELEFVETDVQLTRDGVPVLFHDATLERVAGVDRSVDELDLDELERLDVGAWYAPEYAGERVPTLERFLTALARRDDARALIELKADWTPEEARLVTDLVERHGLRGRVVFQSFSIETLTSLQAVAPTLPRIMLIRELPADPVPMAERFGLIGFATTVDSVTAVPGALERAHDAGIAVLCYTLNELEHWETVNALGVDGIITDEPSELDAWLAETAPGT from the coding sequence GTGACGCACGCCTCGCGTGCGGTCGCCCCGACGACCGCACGTCGGCGGCCGAGTGCCGCCGCACCCGCGACCCCCGCCCGATTCCGACCCCTTGCCGTGTTCGCCCGCCCGCCCCGACGTGCGGTTCGAGCCACCCTCGCCGCGATCGCCGTCGCCCTCGTCGCGACCGTGCTGTTCATCGCGCAGACGCCGCCCACGGTCTACGCGATCGACGTGTTCGGCGCCCTTCGCGCACCCGGTGAGCCGGCTTTCACCGTCGGACACCGCGGCGATCGCGCGACGGCCCCCGAGAACACGATGCCCTCGCTCGAGCTCGCGATGGACGAGCTCGAGTTCGTCGAGACCGACGTGCAGCTCACCCGCGACGGGGTGCCGGTGCTCTTCCATGACGCGACGCTCGAGCGCGTCGCCGGCGTCGATCGCAGCGTCGACGAACTCGATCTCGACGAGCTCGAGCGGCTCGACGTCGGTGCCTGGTATGCGCCGGAGTACGCGGGCGAGAGGGTCCCGACCCTCGAGCGCTTCCTGACGGCGCTCGCCCGGCGGGACGATGCGCGCGCCCTCATCGAGCTGAAAGCCGACTGGACGCCCGAGGAGGCGCGCCTCGTGACCGATCTCGTCGAGCGGCACGGGCTTCGCGGCAGGGTCGTGTTCCAGAGCTTCAGCATCGAGACGCTGACCTCGCTGCAGGCGGTCGCACCGACCCTGCCGCGCATCATGCTCATCCGCGAGCTGCCGGCGGACCCGGTGCCGATGGCCGAGCGATTCGGGCTCATCGGGTTCGCGACGACCGTCGACTCGGTGACGGCCGTGCCCGGTGCCCTCGAACGCGCGCACGACGCCGGCATCGCGGTGCTCTGCTACACCCTCAACGAGCTCGAGCACTGGGAGACCGTCAACGCGCTCGGCGTCGACGGCATCATCACCGACGAGCCGAGCGAGCTCGACGCCTGGCTCGCGGAGACCGCGCCCGGCACCTGA
- a CDS encoding ROK family protein, giving the protein MPTPLALAVDFGGTKVEAALVDELGRLVPDSRHRRPTGPTASADELDEAVRAVATAALAALPADAELIGVGAGSAGPIDVATGRVSPLNVPAWREHPLRDLLVEAAPGVPVTLRIDGLCIALAEHWIGAGRDAENLLGMVVSTGVGGGIVIGGRAVASPTGNGGHIGHIEVGGFDDRCSCGGRGCLEAIASGPRTVAWARAQGFEGTTGEDLARAHAAGDAIAIAAVERSGRAIGQAIASATNLLDLDLVAIGGGFSRVSPVLFDHARAAVAERTAFSFATRVEIVPSGLSDEGPLIGAAALVHRPDLVV; this is encoded by the coding sequence ATGCCCACGCCCCTCGCGCTCGCCGTCGACTTCGGCGGTACCAAGGTCGAAGCCGCCCTCGTCGACGAGCTCGGCCGACTCGTGCCCGACTCCCGCCACCGCCGCCCCACCGGGCCGACCGCCTCGGCCGACGAGCTCGACGAGGCCGTGCGCGCGGTCGCGACCGCCGCGCTGGCCGCCCTTCCGGCGGACGCTGAGCTGATCGGCGTCGGCGCGGGATCGGCCGGCCCCATCGACGTCGCGACCGGCCGCGTCTCGCCGCTCAACGTCCCCGCCTGGCGCGAGCACCCGCTGCGCGACCTCCTCGTCGAGGCCGCCCCGGGCGTTCCTGTCACCCTTCGCATCGACGGCCTCTGCATCGCCCTCGCCGAGCACTGGATCGGCGCCGGCCGGGACGCCGAGAACCTGCTCGGCATGGTCGTCTCCACGGGCGTCGGCGGCGGCATCGTCATCGGCGGGCGCGCCGTCGCGAGCCCGACCGGCAACGGCGGACACATCGGCCACATCGAGGTCGGCGGCTTCGACGACCGCTGCTCGTGCGGCGGTCGGGGTTGCCTCGAGGCGATCGCCTCCGGCCCCCGCACCGTGGCCTGGGCCCGCGCGCAGGGGTTCGAGGGCACCACCGGCGAAGATCTCGCCCGCGCTCACGCGGCCGGCGACGCGATCGCGATCGCCGCCGTCGAACGCTCGGGCCGCGCGATCGGCCAGGCCATCGCCTCGGCGACCAACCTGCTCGACCTCGATCTCGTCGCGATCGGCGGCGGGTTCTCGCGGGTCTCCCCCGTGCTGTTCGACCACGCGCGCGCCGCGGTCGCCGAACGCACGGCGTTCTCGTTCGCGACCCGTGTCGAGATCGTGCCGTCGGGCCTCTCCGACGAGGGTCCGCTCATCGGCGCGGCCGCACTCGTGCACCGCCCCGATCTCGTCGTCTGA
- a CDS encoding aldehyde dehydrogenase family protein, translating into MSFLDYAPAPESRAILNLRDSYGLFIDGRFVDGRGTPFQTISPSSEERIAMIANANEADIDDAVAAARRAYDRVWSKMSGRDRGKYLFRIARLVQERARELAVAESLDNGKPIKESRDVDVPLVAAWFFYYAGWADKLDHAGLGADPRSLGVAAQVIPWNFPLLMLAWKIAPALAAGNTVVLKPAETTPLTALIFAEILQQADLPPGVVNIVTGAGDTGAALVAHEGVDKVAFTGSTAVGRAIAKQIAGTDKRATLELGGKAANIVFDDAPIDQAIEGIVNGIFFNQGHVCCAGSRLLVQENIHDEVVERLKTRLSILRLGDPLDKNTDIGAINSREQLDRIRMLSDAGVEEGAERWSAPCEIPENGFWYAPTIFTNVQTSSRIAREEIFGPVLSVLTFRTPQEAIAKANNTPYGLSAGIWTDKGSRILAVADQLRAGVIWANTFNRFDPSSPFGGYKESGYGREGGRHGLAAYLSPAPIGRSAAQVTAGRSGAQRPIEAADASAGASASKPKARTRRAGAAKKGAAK; encoded by the coding sequence ATGAGCTTCCTCGATTACGCGCCGGCCCCAGAGTCGCGCGCCATCCTCAACCTCCGCGACAGCTACGGGCTCTTCATCGACGGCCGGTTCGTCGATGGTCGCGGCACCCCGTTCCAGACCATCTCGCCCTCGAGCGAGGAGCGCATCGCGATGATCGCGAACGCGAACGAGGCCGACATCGACGACGCGGTCGCCGCCGCCCGTCGGGCGTACGACCGCGTGTGGTCGAAGATGAGCGGCCGCGACCGCGGCAAGTACCTCTTCCGCATCGCCCGCCTCGTGCAGGAGCGCGCCCGCGAGCTCGCCGTCGCCGAGTCGCTCGACAACGGCAAGCCGATCAAGGAGTCGCGCGACGTCGATGTGCCGCTCGTCGCCGCGTGGTTCTTCTACTACGCGGGCTGGGCGGACAAGCTCGACCATGCCGGCCTCGGCGCCGACCCGCGCTCGCTCGGCGTCGCCGCACAGGTCATCCCGTGGAACTTCCCGCTGCTCATGCTCGCGTGGAAGATCGCGCCCGCGCTCGCCGCGGGCAACACGGTCGTGCTGAAGCCCGCAGAGACGACGCCGCTCACGGCGCTCATCTTCGCCGAGATCCTGCAGCAGGCCGACCTGCCCCCGGGCGTCGTGAACATCGTCACGGGCGCGGGCGACACCGGTGCGGCGCTCGTCGCCCACGAGGGCGTCGACAAGGTCGCCTTCACGGGTTCGACCGCGGTCGGTCGGGCGATCGCGAAGCAGATCGCGGGCACCGACAAGCGCGCGACCCTCGAGCTCGGCGGCAAGGCCGCGAACATCGTCTTCGACGACGCGCCGATCGACCAGGCGATCGAGGGCATCGTCAACGGCATCTTCTTCAACCAGGGTCACGTGTGCTGCGCCGGCAGCCGACTGCTCGTGCAGGAGAACATCCACGACGAGGTCGTCGAGCGGCTGAAGACCCGCCTCTCGATCCTCCGCCTCGGCGACCCGCTCGACAAGAACACCGACATCGGCGCGATCAACTCGCGCGAGCAGCTCGACCGCATTCGCATGCTGAGCGACGCAGGTGTCGAAGAGGGTGCCGAGCGCTGGAGCGCGCCGTGCGAGATCCCCGAGAACGGCTTCTGGTACGCGCCGACGATCTTCACGAACGTGCAGACGTCGAGCCGCATCGCCCGCGAGGAGATCTTCGGCCCGGTGCTGTCGGTGCTCACCTTCCGCACGCCGCAGGAGGCGATCGCGAAGGCGAACAACACCCCGTACGGCCTGTCCGCCGGCATCTGGACCGACAAGGGCAGCCGCATCCTCGCCGTCGCCGACCAGCTGCGCGCGGGCGTGATCTGGGCGAACACGTTCAACCGGTTCGACCCGAGCTCGCCGTTCGGCGGCTACAAGGAGTCGGGCTACGGCCGGGAGGGCGGCCGCCACGGCCTCGCCGCGTACCTGTCGCCGGCACCCATCGGGCGCTCGGCCGCGCAGGTCACGGCCGGTCGTTCGGGCGCGCAGCGCCCCATCGAGGCCGCGGATGCCTCGGCCGGGGCATCCGCGTCGAAGCCGAAGGCGCGCACCCGACGAGCGGGCGCCGCGAAGAAGGGAGCCGCGAAGTGA
- a CDS encoding aldehyde dehydrogenase family protein, protein MSRLAVPKTYKLYIGGAFPRSESGRTYEVVAADGSFLANAAKASRKDARDAVVAARAGVSGWAGATAYNRGQVLYRIAEVLEGRRAQFVAEIEESEGVSRAVATAQVDEAIDRWVWYAGWADKFAQVAGNANPVAGPYFNISVPEPSGVIAIIAPQDSSLVGFVSALAPALVAGNSVVIVASERYPRSAISLAEVLATSDVPKGVVNVLTGSPAEIAPWLASHADVNAIDLVGAGALDWVSLEIDAADTLKRVLRPENGPDAAAPALGRITAFTETKTVWHTKSLR, encoded by the coding sequence GTGAGCCGCCTCGCCGTGCCGAAGACGTACAAGCTCTACATCGGCGGCGCGTTCCCGCGCAGCGAGTCGGGGCGCACCTACGAGGTCGTCGCCGCCGACGGCAGCTTCCTCGCGAACGCCGCGAAGGCCTCGCGCAAGGACGCACGCGACGCGGTCGTCGCCGCACGGGCCGGGGTGTCCGGCTGGGCCGGTGCGACCGCGTACAACCGCGGCCAGGTGCTTTACCGCATCGCCGAGGTGCTCGAAGGGCGTCGTGCGCAGTTCGTCGCCGAGATCGAGGAGTCCGAGGGCGTCTCGCGCGCCGTCGCGACTGCCCAGGTCGACGAGGCGATCGATCGCTGGGTCTGGTACGCGGGCTGGGCCGACAAGTTCGCCCAGGTCGCGGGCAACGCGAACCCGGTCGCCGGGCCGTACTTCAACATCTCGGTGCCCGAGCCGAGCGGGGTCATCGCGATCATCGCTCCGCAGGACTCGTCGCTCGTCGGCTTCGTGTCGGCGCTTGCGCCGGCGCTCGTCGCCGGCAACTCGGTCGTGATCGTCGCGAGCGAGCGATACCCGCGGTCGGCGATCTCGCTCGCCGAGGTGCTCGCCACGAGCGACGTGCCGAAGGGCGTCGTGAACGTGCTCACCGGTTCGCCCGCCGAGATCGCCCCGTGGCTCGCGAGCCACGCCGACGTCAACGCGATCGACCTGGTCGGTGCGGGCGCGCTCGACTGGGTCTCGCTCGAGATCGACGCGGCCGACACGCTCAAGCGCGTGCTGCGTCCCGAGAACGGCCCCGACGCTGCGGCGCCCGCGCTCGGCCGCATCACCGCGTTCACCGAGACGAAGACGGTCTGGCACACGAAGAGCCTGCGGTAG
- the deoC gene encoding deoxyribose-phosphate aldolase, translated as MSAPVNTGTALVTARERALAVLGGEPDDQTLGRYLHGIPGVDAVGLEQRAAGLGTRSIKTTSKRWALDKIIALIDLTTLEGADTPGKVRSLVAKAMNPDPADPSVPRVAAVCVYGDMVPFAIDALGAAHGDPDDGLISVAAVATAFPSGRSSLEIKLADTAEAVAAGADEIDMVIDRGAFLAGRYGEVFDQIAAVKEACRRADGTSASLKVILETGELVTYDNVRRASWLAILAGGDFIKTSTGKVQPAATLPVTLLMLEVVRDWYRLTGHRVGVKPAGGIRSSKDAIKYLVTVAETVGEEWLVPHLFRFGASSLLNDVLLQRQKMTTGHYSGADYVTID; from the coding sequence ATGTCAGCACCGGTCAACACCGGCACCGCGCTCGTCACCGCGCGCGAGCGTGCGCTCGCCGTGCTCGGCGGCGAACCCGACGACCAGACCCTCGGCCGCTACCTCCACGGCATCCCGGGCGTCGACGCCGTCGGCCTCGAACAGCGCGCGGCCGGGCTCGGCACGCGCTCGATCAAGACCACCTCGAAGCGCTGGGCGCTCGACAAGATCATCGCCCTCATCGACCTCACGACGCTCGAGGGTGCCGACACCCCCGGCAAGGTGCGCTCGCTCGTCGCCAAGGCGATGAACCCCGACCCCGCCGACCCCTCGGTGCCCCGCGTCGCCGCCGTGTGCGTCTACGGCGACATGGTGCCGTTCGCGATCGATGCCCTCGGCGCCGCGCACGGCGACCCAGACGACGGCCTCATCTCGGTCGCCGCGGTCGCGACCGCGTTCCCCTCGGGCCGCTCCTCGCTCGAGATCAAGCTCGCCGACACCGCCGAAGCGGTCGCGGCGGGTGCCGACGAGATCGACATGGTGATCGACCGCGGCGCGTTCCTCGCAGGCCGCTACGGCGAGGTGTTCGACCAGATCGCCGCCGTGAAGGAGGCGTGTCGTCGCGCCGACGGCACGAGCGCGAGCCTCAAGGTCATCCTCGAGACCGGCGAGCTCGTGACCTACGACAACGTGCGCCGGGCCTCGTGGCTCGCGATCCTCGCGGGCGGCGACTTCATCAAGACCTCGACCGGCAAGGTGCAGCCCGCGGCCACGCTGCCGGTGACGCTCCTCATGCTCGAGGTCGTGCGCGACTGGTACCGGCTCACCGGCCACCGGGTGGGCGTGAAGCCCGCGGGCGGCATCCGCTCGTCGAAGGACGCGATCAAGTACCTCGTCACGGTCGCCGAGACCGTCGGCGAGGAGTGGCTCGTGCCCCACCTGTTCCGCTTCGGCGCGTCGAGCCTCCTCAACGACGTGCTGCTGCAGCGGCAGAAGATGACGACCGGGCACTACTCGGGCGCCGACTACGTGACGATCGACTGA
- a CDS encoding sugar-binding transcriptional regulator, translating into MDEIDELLSIRAAELYYEENKTQDEIGQALNLTRWKVGRLLAQAKHRGFIRIEIVHPRARRLPIERRLRDERGLDDAIVVSSAGVASFEELQARTAQAAADYLTALRPVPRTLGVSWGRTLFEISQHLRNGWATGVNVVQINGGVSLNRRAGTAAATAVSIAQKGGGQATLLPSPAILERLETKEAIESDRVVAGVIELARSADAYLFSAGAADHNSVHVESGYLSPTDVDLLVAKGAVGDVVGRYIDSDGNIVDPALDARTVGLTLDELRAARLAVAVVAGPTKHAVADAVVRSGLCSVLVTDEATALHLLDG; encoded by the coding sequence ATGGACGAGATCGACGAACTCCTCTCGATCAGGGCGGCCGAGCTCTACTACGAGGAGAACAAGACGCAAGACGAGATCGGGCAGGCGCTGAACCTCACCCGGTGGAAGGTCGGTCGTCTCCTCGCGCAGGCGAAGCATCGCGGGTTCATCCGCATCGAGATCGTGCACCCGCGCGCCCGGCGACTGCCGATCGAGCGTCGGTTGCGCGACGAGCGCGGCCTCGACGACGCGATCGTCGTGTCGTCGGCCGGCGTCGCGTCGTTCGAAGAGCTGCAGGCGCGCACCGCGCAGGCGGCCGCCGACTACCTCACGGCCCTCCGTCCGGTGCCGCGCACCCTCGGCGTGAGCTGGGGACGCACGCTCTTCGAGATCTCGCAGCACCTGCGCAACGGCTGGGCGACCGGCGTGAACGTCGTGCAGATCAACGGCGGCGTCAGCCTCAATCGCCGGGCGGGCACCGCTGCGGCGACGGCCGTCTCGATCGCACAGAAGGGCGGCGGCCAGGCCACCCTGCTGCCGAGCCCTGCGATCCTCGAACGACTCGAGACGAAAGAGGCGATCGAGTCCGACCGCGTCGTCGCCGGCGTCATCGAGCTCGCCCGCTCAGCCGACGCGTACCTCTTCAGCGCCGGCGCGGCCGACCACAACTCGGTGCACGTCGAGAGCGGCTACCTCTCGCCGACCGACGTCGACCTGCTCGTCGCCAAGGGGGCGGTCGGCGATGTGGTGGGCCGCTACATCGACTCCGACGGCAACATCGTCGACCCGGCGCTCGACGCGCGCACGGTCGGGCTCACGCTCGACGAGTTGCGCGCGGCCCGGCTCGCGGTCGCCGTCGTGGCCGGCCCGACCAAGCACGCGGTCGCCGATGCGGTCGTGCGCAGCGGCCTCTGCTCGGTGCTCGTCACCGACGAGGCGACCGCCCTCCACCTCCTCGACGGCTGA
- a CDS encoding heavy metal translocating P-type ATPase, whose translation MTTLDDAPLQTIDLDIEGMTCASCVGRVEKRLGRLDGVEAAVNLATERARVRFPSTTSIDALVDAVRQAGYTATPVERGRDAAAPAPRAGEQSFAAASTSTSSAAPPQRVELGLPVVGTPTRPAEPHGAGVGASADGADDRPRATTDSSVPVPAPAVSHAPRRTTPAPASSARPAASRTDDPLRTRLIVSAVLTVPVVAIAMIPALQFTYWQWLSLALAAPVVVWGGWPFHRAAWVNLRHGSLTMDTLVSLGTLTAFAWSLWALFFGDAGMAGMTHEWTFGVRGTPGGDVYLEVAAGVITIILLGRYIEARSKRRAGKALRTLLELAPREVTVVRGTAAATPDGAGAPVGASAGAASDAVGARTGALVETRVPIAELHPGDRFVVRPGERIAADGTVVDGAASVDESMLTGEPAPVDVAAGSEVTAATIVHGGSLVVEAKRVGADTRLAQIARLVEDAQLGKSKAQRLADRISAVFVPIVIAIALGTAIVWVATGSPVEQAITAAVAVLVIACPCALGLATPMAILVGTGRGAERGILITGPETLDRIAGIDTILLDKTGTLTTGRMRLGAVVTPGAGTSETADAAAHAALAVAAALEGRSEHPIARAVVAGAAERGATVPEVRDFRAHAGLGVTGVVDGVAAAVGRPAFLEELGLRLPDDLARRIADSDATAVAVGWGGEVRAVLEVGDTVRPGAREAIGRLRGQGLVPVLVTGDAERPARRVAAELGIDEVHAGTSPEGKLAVVTGLQSAGHKTAMVGDGVNDAAALAASDLGIAMGGGTDAAASASDLALTRDEPGAIPDAISLARATLGTIRGNLFWAFAYNVAAIPLAAAGFLNPMIAGAAMAFSSVFVVLNSLRLRRA comes from the coding sequence ATGACCACGCTCGACGACGCCCCGCTGCAGACGATCGACCTCGACATCGAGGGCATGACGTGTGCGAGCTGCGTGGGGCGGGTCGAGAAGCGACTCGGCCGGCTCGACGGCGTCGAGGCGGCGGTCAACCTCGCCACCGAACGGGCGCGCGTGCGCTTCCCCTCGACGACCTCGATCGACGCGCTCGTCGATGCCGTACGCCAGGCCGGCTACACGGCCACCCCGGTCGAACGCGGGCGGGATGCCGCGGCGCCGGCGCCGCGCGCGGGGGAGCAGTCGTTCGCCGCCGCGAGCACGAGCACGTCCTCGGCCGCGCCGCCGCAACGCGTCGAGCTCGGTCTCCCGGTCGTCGGCACGCCGACGCGACCCGCCGAGCCCCACGGCGCAGGCGTCGGCGCGTCGGCCGACGGTGCAGACGATCGGCCGCGCGCCACGACCGACTCGTCGGTACCGGTACCGGCACCGGCCGTCAGCCATGCGCCTCGGCGCACGACCCCGGCGCCCGCGAGCAGCGCCCGCCCCGCGGCATCCCGCACCGACGACCCGTTGCGCACCCGACTCATCGTCTCGGCCGTGCTCACGGTGCCGGTCGTCGCGATCGCGATGATCCCGGCGCTGCAGTTCACGTACTGGCAGTGGCTGTCGCTCGCGCTCGCCGCGCCGGTCGTGGTGTGGGGCGGCTGGCCGTTCCACCGGGCGGCGTGGGTGAACCTGCGACACGGCTCGCTCACGATGGACACCCTGGTCTCGCTCGGCACGCTGACGGCGTTCGCCTGGTCGCTCTGGGCGCTGTTCTTCGGTGACGCGGGCATGGCGGGCATGACGCACGAGTGGACGTTCGGCGTGCGTGGCACCCCCGGCGGCGACGTGTACCTCGAGGTCGCGGCGGGCGTCATCACGATCATCCTGCTCGGGCGGTACATCGAGGCGCGCTCGAAGCGCCGGGCCGGCAAGGCCCTGCGTACGCTCCTCGAGCTGGCGCCACGCGAGGTGACCGTCGTGCGCGGCACGGCAGCCGCGACGCCCGACGGCGCCGGCGCACCGGTCGGCGCATCGGCCGGCGCAGCGTCCGACGCGGTCGGCGCACGCACTGGCGCGCTCGTCGAGACGCGCGTCCCGATCGCCGAGCTCCACCCGGGCGACCGGTTCGTCGTGCGCCCCGGCGAACGCATCGCCGCCGACGGCACGGTCGTCGACGGGGCCGCGAGCGTCGACGAGTCCATGCTCACGGGCGAGCCGGCCCCCGTCGACGTCGCCGCCGGCAGCGAGGTCACCGCCGCGACGATCGTGCACGGCGGCAGCCTGGTGGTCGAGGCGAAGCGGGTCGGCGCCGACACCCGTCTCGCGCAGATCGCGCGCCTCGTCGAGGACGCGCAGCTCGGCAAGTCGAAGGCGCAGCGCCTCGCCGACCGCATCTCGGCCGTGTTCGTGCCGATCGTGATCGCGATCGCGCTCGGCACCGCGATCGTCTGGGTCGCGACCGGCAGCCCAGTCGAGCAGGCGATCACCGCAGCCGTCGCAGTGCTCGTGATCGCGTGCCCGTGCGCGCTCGGACTCGCGACGCCGATGGCGATCCTCGTCGGCACGGGGCGCGGCGCCGAACGCGGCATCCTCATCACCGGTCCCGAGACCCTCGACCGCATCGCGGGCATCGACACGATCCTGCTCGACAAGACCGGCACCCTCACCACGGGGCGCATGCGCCTCGGCGCAGTCGTCACGCCCGGCGCGGGCACGAGCGAGACCGCGGATGCCGCAGCCCACGCCGCACTCGCCGTCGCCGCCGCGCTCGAGGGCCGTTCGGAGCACCCGATCGCCCGGGCCGTCGTCGCAGGCGCGGCGGAGCGCGGCGCGACGGTGCCCGAGGTACGCGACTTCCGGGCCCACGCCGGGCTCGGGGTGACCGGTGTCGTCGACGGGGTGGCGGCGGCGGTCGGTCGTCCGGCCTTCCTCGAGGAGCTCGGCCTCCGGCTTCCCGACGACCTCGCCCGGCGCATCGCCGACTCCGACGCGACCGCGGTCGCCGTCGGCTGGGGCGGCGAGGTGCGCGCGGTGCTCGAGGTGGGCGACACCGTCCGCCCCGGTGCCCGCGAGGCGATCGGGCGCCTGCGCGGCCAGGGGCTCGTGCCCGTGCTCGTCACGGGCGACGCCGAGCGGCCCGCCCGCCGGGTCGCCGCGGAGCTCGGCATCGACGAGGTGCACGCCGGCACGAGCCCCGAGGGCAAGCTCGCCGTCGTCACCGGCCTGCAGTCGGCCGGGCACAAGACCGCGATGGTCGGCGACGGCGTCAACGATGCGGCCGCGCTCGCCGCATCCGACCTCGGCATCGCCATGGGCGGCGGCACGGATGCCGCGGCGAGCGCGAGCGACCTCGCGCTCACGCGCGACGAGCCGGGTGCGATCCCCGATGCGATCTCGCTCGCGCGCGCCACGCTCGGCACGATCCGCGGCAACCTGTTCTGGGCGTTCGCATACAACGTCGCGGCGATCCCGCTCGCGGCGGCCGGGTTCCTCAACCCGATGATCGCGGGTGCGGCGATGGCGTTCTCGAGCGTGTTCGTCGTGCTCAACAGTCTGCGACTGCGCCGGGCCTGA
- a CDS encoding HNH endonuclease signature motif containing protein, producing the protein MADLAAALEHLEVLLADAFAATRPAALRDDDLLLATAALERFGRLVDAGRARFAGEIAERSDRNHGAERLSATKGCRSAAELLERVTQVSGAEARRRVAVGQATRPRVGHTGETLPPEYPHIASALAAGAVGLDAAAMVVRELGRTRPVADPVKLDIAERELVDAAQGHGDAAPVRCTADELTVQARAWALYLDQDCPEPDDERAMRKRGLRLGRTRDGLITLTGELMPEVAAKLRRLFDAHLAPRAGGGFLTDAEREDLATQAETRTPAQQRHDVLAAIIDTAARSGEHPSIGGAAPTVLVSVRSADLATGHGAAHADGVDAPISLRAARHMMCTGGVQTVVFDDASRIIRLGSPERCFTPHQRRAITLRDGNCVIPGCTIPAAWAEIHHVIPDRDDGATHTDNGVLLCWFHHRTIDTSGWTIRMRHGVPEVRAPHWLDPTGTWRRSTTSPTRLADERERERSTG; encoded by the coding sequence ATGGCAGACCTGGCGGCAGCACTCGAACACCTCGAGGTACTGCTCGCCGACGCCTTCGCCGCAACCCGGCCCGCAGCGCTTCGCGATGACGACCTGCTCCTCGCGACCGCCGCGCTCGAACGCTTCGGCCGGCTGGTCGATGCCGGGCGGGCCCGGTTCGCGGGCGAGATCGCCGAACGCAGCGACCGCAACCACGGCGCCGAACGACTCTCCGCGACGAAGGGCTGCCGGTCAGCCGCCGAACTGCTCGAACGCGTCACTCAGGTATCCGGGGCCGAAGCCCGACGCCGAGTCGCCGTCGGCCAAGCCACCCGACCGAGAGTCGGCCACACCGGTGAGACGTTGCCGCCCGAGTACCCGCACATCGCCTCCGCACTCGCCGCGGGTGCGGTCGGGCTCGACGCCGCTGCGATGGTCGTCCGCGAGCTCGGCCGCACGCGACCCGTCGCCGACCCCGTGAAGCTCGACATCGCCGAACGTGAACTCGTCGACGCCGCGCAGGGCCACGGCGACGCCGCACCCGTCCGGTGCACCGCCGACGAACTCACCGTCCAAGCCCGCGCCTGGGCCCTCTACCTCGACCAAGACTGCCCCGAACCCGACGACGAACGCGCCATGCGCAAACGCGGCCTCCGCCTCGGCCGCACCCGCGACGGCCTCATCACCCTCACCGGCGAACTCATGCCCGAGGTCGCCGCCAAACTCCGCCGCCTCTTCGACGCGCACCTCGCACCCCGCGCGGGCGGCGGCTTCCTCACCGATGCCGAACGCGAAGATCTCGCGACCCAAGCCGAGACGCGTACGCCCGCCCAGCAACGCCACGACGTGCTCGCCGCGATCATCGACACCGCCGCCCGCTCCGGAGAACACCCCTCGATCGGCGGCGCCGCGCCGACCGTGCTCGTCAGCGTGCGCAGCGCCGACCTCGCCACCGGACACGGCGCAGCCCACGCCGACGGCGTCGATGCGCCGATCTCGCTCCGCGCTGCCCGGCACATGATGTGCACTGGCGGCGTCCAGACCGTCGTCTTCGACGACGCGAGTCGCATCATCCGACTCGGCTCACCTGAACGATGCTTCACGCCGCACCAACGCCGCGCGATCACGCTCCGCGACGGCAACTGCGTCATCCCCGGCTGCACCATCCCCGCCGCCTGGGCCGAGATCCACCACGTCATCCCCGACCGCGACGACGGCGCCACCCACACCGACAACGGGGTCCTGCTCTGCTGGTTCCACCACCGCACCATCGACACCTCCGGCTGGACCATCCGCATGCGACACGGCGTCCCCGAGGTAAGAGCACCCCACTGGCTCGACCCGACCGGCACCTGGCGAAGATCGACCACCTCACCGACACGACTCGCCGACGAACGAGAACGAGAACGAAGTACCGGGTAG
- a CDS encoding metal-sensitive transcriptional regulator, which yields MIEDIKKRALHRTRIIEGQLRGIEKMIENDDYCVDIITLSLAVQKSLGSLNKLLVENHLRTHVTHQYEAGGDEREAAVAELVRIFELSNRG from the coding sequence GTGATCGAGGACATCAAGAAGCGCGCCCTGCACCGCACACGCATCATCGAGGGCCAGCTGCGCGGCATCGAGAAGATGATCGAGAACGACGACTACTGCGTCGACATCATCACGCTCTCGCTCGCCGTGCAGAAGTCGCTCGGTTCGCTCAACAAGCTGCTCGTCGAGAACCACCTGCGCACGCACGTCACCCACCAGTACGAGGCCGGCGGCGACGAGCGCGAGGCGGCTGTCGCCGAGCTCGTCCGCATCTTCGAGCTGTCCAACCGCGGCTGA